In the Streptomyces spororaveus genome, CCCGCAGCCCCACGCTGACCAAGTCCTCCGCCCGCGTGACCCGACCGCGGCTCCACCAACCCCACCGCAGTGGCCACACGGCCGAGTAGCGCCGCCGTCCGACCAGACCGCTCCCGCACCCCCAACGAGCCTGAACCCAAAGCACTGCAGATCAATACCTGCGGGTGCGGAGATCGAGGTACGCCTCTTGTTGGAGGACCGGCCGTACTATGTCCGGTGCGCACGCGCTCTGGCGCCTTCACTGACCTTGGAGGTCCGATGCTCACGCCCCGCGTCGAACGCACCGTCGCAGTCGGGCAGACGCCAGTCACCGACACCGCCACGGGCCGCGTGCGCGTTTTGAACACCCGCTGCGCAACGTGCGACTTCCGCCCAGGCAACCAGGGCAACCTCGCCCCCGGCCAACTGGCTCGCCTCGTGCGCGATTGCGTTGCCGATGAAGGGCACATCGTGTGCCACGAGACCGGCGATGAGAGCAGCCAGCCGGGGGCGATCTGCGCGGGGTTCGCGGCTCACCCCGACGCGGGCCGCTCCCTCGCGCTCCGCATCGCAGCCACCGGGCACGCTCTGAGCCAGGAACCCGGACCAGTCCCGGATCTGCGGAGTACTCCTAACGCTCCCATGCGAACCAAAGCAAGTGAGCCGGCGAGCCGATAGAAGCCGGCTCCTCAGCCAGCCCCTCCGTGCTCGTTTCAGCCAGTGCGGGTGGCCGGTGTCGTCTGGATTGACGGATTACCATCCCACCGCGTGCGACCGGCCCTAACGTGAAGTGGTGGACGACTTCTTCGAGCGGGTCCTCACCCGCACACAGGCGTGGCCCCTCGGCCGGTCCGACCTGCACTGGCACATCCTGCACGACCCGACTGTCGTGGAGGAGAAGCTGTCCGGCCCCTATCGGGAGCTGACCAGCCGCCCAGGACTGGGGCGCGTCGAGGCCCAATGGCTGCACACCACCTTGATGCACGGCGGCCCGATGGACGAGTACAAGCCCGGCGAAGTCGAGGCCATCATCGAGCGCGTGGCCGAACAATGCGCATCGATCAGCCCGTTCGAGCTGACCTACGAGCGGCCGGCGATCGGCAACGTGGCCGTGGAGCTGGCGGCACACCCAGGCCGGGAAGCCCGGCGTCTCTGGGAAATCACCACCAACGTCGACGCCGAGGTAACCGGAGGGCGGTTCCCCCGCATGCCCTCCGCGTACTACCCGCACGCGTCGCTCGCGTACGGTGTCGCCGGCTCCGAACGGCCGGACCGGCTCACGATGAAGGTCCTGCTGTCCGACCACCCCGGCGGACCCGTCACCCTGCCCGTCGACCGGATCTCGCTCGTGGCCCAGCGCCACGACGCCCGGTTCATCACCTGGACCCACATCGCCGACGTCCGGCTCGGAACCGCCTCGTGACCGAGCAATCACGCACGGCCGATCCGGTCGCCCGCGCGATGGGTGAACTCCTCCCAGCCGGGGGCAGCATGTGGTGGCGTGCCGCCGTCGTGCAGGCCGCGCGTTGGATGCTGCCGCTCTGGACGCCCGTGACCGTCCCGCGCCACCACACGAGCGCAATCAACCGCCAGCGCCTGGCAGTTCTCGCCCTCGCCATCCTGACCACCTCCCACGAGGCGCAGCAGCCTGTAGACCAGGTGGGCATCGCCCAAGTGCATGCCCTCCTGGCTGCCGATGCCGGGAAGGAGATGGTTGGGGGCGTGCCGACGGATCCGTGGGGCGTACGTCGGCGGATGGAGGCGGCGATCAGAGGGCTGGGGGAAGCCGGCGACGCAGCGAGGCCGGTCCTTGCCGTGTACGAGCAACTCGCCCGCATCGAGTATCCAGACTCAACGTGGTCCCACGATGCGCCGAACGCGTCCGACCTGGCTGTCGCCGTGTGGTGGCTGAACCGGGCATTGGCATCCCTCACGGATCAAGAGGTCCACCGACTGCCCCCAGCCCCGGCACCGGCGCCATCCCTCGTGGTCAAAGTGCGGGGCGCCATTCGCCGCGCCGACCACGCCCCCGGACCGCACGGCCCGATCGACCCCCTGGCCTGCCCGTCCTGCGGGTCACCCGAAGGCTGGACGATCTACTGCGACGGCATGGCGGCGAGCGCACTGTGCCCATACGGTCACGTCTCCACGCACGAGGTGCTCACCGCCCCTCACGTCCGCACCAGCGTCCTCCTCCACCCGGTGCAGATCCAGCCGGACGAGGCTGGGTCCGTGGACATCCCGATGGACATCGTGGTGGCGGGCCTGCACGCCTCGGAGACCGACGACCCGTACGACCACTGGCGCGGACGAAACTGGGCCCGGCTCAGCGGCGGCACCCGCCCCGGACGGTGACCACGCTCAACCAGCAAGATCACCGGCTCGAAGGCGTCGAAAAAATGACCGAGTAACCCATGGGGGCACTTCGGCTTGCATGGGAAATCGAACAGATGGCCTAATTTTGGTATGGCACGAACCACCTTCCCCGATGATCTCCTGCAGACCCAGATCCGCGTGATCCGGGCCTATGCCGCGCTCGCCAAGGAGCGCTCGACCCGCGGTACCACCGCGCTCCGGCGCCAGCTCATCCAAGAGCTCCGCGACCTGTACGCCCACCCGTACTGGACCGAGCCCGGACATTCCTACGCCGCTCTGGTCGAGCTGCGGCGGGAAGCCCGCGCCTTGGCGTGGGTGGTCGCCGCGTGAGCA is a window encoding:
- a CDS encoding 2'-5' RNA ligase family protein: MDDFFERVLTRTQAWPLGRSDLHWHILHDPTVVEEKLSGPYRELTSRPGLGRVEAQWLHTTLMHGGPMDEYKPGEVEAIIERVAEQCASISPFELTYERPAIGNVAVELAAHPGREARRLWEITTNVDAEVTGGRFPRMPSAYYPHASLAYGVAGSERPDRLTMKVLLSDHPGGPVTLPVDRISLVAQRHDARFITWTHIADVRLGTAS